The Toxorhynchites rutilus septentrionalis strain SRP chromosome 1, ASM2978413v1, whole genome shotgun sequence genome contains the following window.
AGATATGAAGTAGAATTTTCCAGAAATGTAGAAATCTAGTAACCTAGCAGTTTAACAATCTAGCAACCTAACATATTGTAGCTGCTATAGCAAGGCTTTTTCATCCAGTTTGTTACTTTGTATCGAACCTTCAAGAATGGAAGACGTATTAAAGGGACTGAAGTTTTGTTAAAAAACtccacgagttttttttttatgaatatccCGAAAtagttcaacgagtcgttcgtTGTTCAACACTACTGCTGTAACAGAAGTGTTCCCCGAGTGTCCCCCGAGTGTTCCCCGAGTGTTCCCCGTCGAAACCATCTGCGGTCCATCTAGCGATCGAGATTGGAGTCCCCCATTTGCACGAAGAAATCCCAGCGATTAACCCGTTGTGTTCAACCCCATCattttggtgccgtgaccagaaTAAAGGTCACACAATTCGCCCCGCAAACAAGAAGACGTACGGTCACATAACCTGAAAACCGACACTACCCAGAGCATCCGGTATCCGCACGATATCAAGAATATTAACAGAGATAAACCCCGTTGCCCGAACTTCTaacgaaattggaaaaattcgttaatgctgcCACCCACATTACCCGTGTATAACTGCCCATTGTCCAGTTATCTCAACCTGTTATTTCCCGTTAGTTGCTGATAGAATTAATCATACAAGCCTCTTTGGAAGAGGTACAAGGTGAGTACCGTTCCAATAAGATTTACTCAATTTTTCGGTACTGCTGGGTCTTTTTCGACCGTTTTAGCTGTCCATTTGTATTCGGAGCTACCGTCAAGATGTCGAACCAGAACGAGAAAAGGATGAAAGCTAAGGAGCTGAAGCGGAAGAACATTATTGACTCGATTACCCGTTTGgagatatttttacggaattttgATCCTGATGAACATGGCCACGAAGTTCCACTACGTTTGCAGCGTATCGATAAGTTGATGGAGTCTTTCGAAACAGTACAATCACAGTACGAAGAGCTGGACGATGATGAAAACTTTGCACTAGAAAATGTCGAAATGCGAGCCAATAtcgaggaaaaatattttcaagtgaAAGCTGGTGTGTTGGCGAAGCGCCCCACTCATGAATCGCCTGTGGCATCAACCTCTACTCAAGCTATGCCCCCTCGATTACCATTTCCCACCCCGCTGTCGAACGTTAAACTGCCGACGATCACGCTGCCTGAGTTCGATGGTGATTTTAATGGTTGGCTCCATGACACTTTCCTTTCCATGATACACTCGTCCACGGAGATATCAAGTGTGCAGAAGTTTCACTATCTCCGTGCTGCTCTAAAGGGAGAAGCAGCGAATCTCATTCAATCAATCACCATCACGGCTGCGAACTACTCTGTTGCTTGGGACACGCTTGTCAAGCGTTATTCCAATAAGCGTCTATTACGGAAGAAGCACATACGAGCGCTCCTGAAATACCCAAAAATCTCGAATAATTCAGTGGAGGCGCTCCACCGCATTCTTGATGATTTTCAACGGCACACCAAGGTACTGCAGCAATTAGGAGAACCTGTCGAACAATTTAGTTCCATTCTGATAGAGCTGCTGGTAGACAAATTAGATGACGCCTCCCACAGCGCATGGGAGGAATCAATCGCATCAGATGAAAATCCGGCCTACGAAAAAATGGTTGAGTTCCTGCAGAAAAGGACTCGAGTACTGGAGACGATTATGATCAACCGCCCCAATCCATCTCAATCAAAAACCGAGAATCCGAATTCTGGAATCAAAAAGAAAAATGTTACCCGTGTCAGTTCCAATGCTATGAGTGAAACTGACAGCAAAGTCTATCCGATGTGCCCTGCCTGTGAGAAGCAGAGGCATTTGCTAATGAAATGTCCCATATTCAACGAAATGAATGTTCAAGATCGTCTAAGGGTCGTAAACGACAAAAAGTTATGTGGTAATTGTTTTCGTAGCGCCCATTTTGCTCGTGCTTGTCGCTCAAAGTTTGTGTGCAAACATTGTACTAAGCGGCACCACTCGATGATACACCCCGGCTATATCGAAACTCAATCCCATCCGGAACCTAAGTCAGAGACAATCTTGTTGGGAAACAAGCCCATGCCTGGTCCCTCCCGCATAGTAACTGCCATTGCCACCACCGAGACTCTGGCTGCCGACAATAATACTCAAATAGTAACATCCAACGCAGCTGTAGAAGGGAACAAAATAAGTGTACTTCTTTCTACCGTGGTTCTAATAATCGTAGATACACTTGGCTCGAGCTTTGTTGGACACAGGTTCGCAGCCAAATGCCATCAGTGAACGGTTGTGTCAGTAGTTGCATCTTACTCGCACAACAGTCAACGTCCCCATCTCGGGTGTAGATGGCACCCTCACGAGCGCTAAGCACCAGGTGACTACTGAGCTTCGATCCAGAGTGAACGATTTCAAGCAGCAAATGGATTTTCTCGTCCTACGAAAAGTCACCAGTCATACCCCAGCAGTTTCATATTCTGCTGTCCATTGGAAAATCCCGAAATCAATTTTGTTAGCCGATCCTGAATTTAATATTTCCCGAAGAATCGACCTCATAATTGGCGCAGGTCATTTTTACACTCTTTTGCGTGATGGACGAATCCATTTGACCCATAATCTTCCCATGCTGGTAGAAACCGTCTTTGGCTGGATCGTAACTGGTCGAATGGAGCACGGCGATTCAAGAGAAACAGTAGCTTGTCATGTTGCTCAAATCCCGTCGATCGAAGATCTGTTAGAACGTTTTTGGAAACTTGAAGAGGTAAGCGGAACGAACTATTCGGCAGATGAGCAGAATTGTGAGAATTTTTATCGTGAAACCGTTTCTCGGGAAAAGTCTGGTAGATATATCGTACGAATGCCCAGACATCCTCAATTCAAACAAATGTTTGGAAGCTCAAAATTGACAGCACTTCAACGATTCCATTGGTTAGAACGAATGCTAGAGAAAAAGCCAGATCTCAAACCGCAGTATCATGATTTCATCAAGGAATATATAGCTCTTAAGCACATGAAGGAAGTACCTAATGAAGATGTAGATCGCCCAGATGCTTGCTATCTTCCCCACTCCGCCTGCCTGCCTATCTATCTtctaactccgcctgcgaatgacggatctcaataatagcatgtccgaataagaacctgaaattattgagaaaccagagcagtgggtccaaagccccagaaaaggaggatggttgtaatagctgttatccatggttgttatggaaaggaagtaatggataaacccctaaaccaaggtgtgaagcgacccgtgccgagggatgaatggtagggggggttttaaaccttgccgttaacggagcctgtggagcatCAGGGCtccctccacagtatcgtctgcccttgctgcattaagccggtcactgatgcagtgGACCTTTTTTTTACCGAGAGACTCGTgggacttctatgaataatccacatccaaatgaacaaaacgagcggtcgaaaataacgcagaacactaaggttctgcaaataaatctccatcacgctaaagcagcatctagcgtgctgtctaggaggtttattgaagacgctatggatttagctttaattcaagagccttgggtccacaaaggaagaatacttggtattcatactggttcatgcaagttattctacgacgataagcatgactccccaagaactgctgttctagtaaaagcaaatattaaatgctttcctataacagagttcattcaaagggacatcgtcgcgatcagagttgagataccaaccgccaagggaagatccgacataataattgcgtcggcttatttccctggtgacgtacctgaggcacctccccaagaggttgcggcgttcgtaaattattgcagagaaatcaaaaaagacttcatcatcggctgtgatgccaatgctcatcacactttgtggggtagtactgacataaacagtcgatgtgactgtcttttagaatttctctcttcaaacaacattgacattgccaatataggcaatgaaccaacgtttataaacgctatcagacaagaagtcctggacctaacactgtgcagtccggtaatttcttcgaaaatacacaactggcacgtttcggaagaggcgtctttgtctgatcacagacacattatcttcgaatgggatggtggcttgacagtacagagagaatatcgtgatccaagaaaaaccaactgggaacgatattcacttgaactcgagtcagaaactcttaacacaagaataaggtcgattcaacagctcgaatcaacttcaaaagaattaaatgatacgatagtttctgtctacaacagtaattgtccacttaagatagtttcttcgacaagaaacgttccatggtggaacaaaaggctcgagcggctacgtaaaacagcgcggaagctgttcaacagagctaaaattaattcggattggtctcaatataggagcgccctaaccgaatataatagagaactaagacgatctaaacgaaaatcttgggtaaataactgcgaaagcattgaaagtaccccaatcgttgcaagactaagtaagactcttgcaaaagaccactcgaacgggctaggttccctcaaaaaggacgacggttcgttcacaaaaacTCCCTCCGAAgtattagacttactgatgaaaactcacttcccgggatctacatcggttcattctgataccagtcctaactacaaccgcgacatgaaatgctctcgaaggaattttcaaagtgcaaaggatgtcgcaaagatagttgctggaatggttttcacgagggccagagtagaaagcgcggtgagatcctttcaaccgtaaaaatccgcaggtgcagatggaatttttccagccctgattcaaaaaggagaatctaagctgattccatctctaatcgagatttttaaggcaagtctgatactagagcacattccttccacatggagactccttaaagtggtcttcattccaaaagctgggaaacgtgataaatcactcccaaaatcattcagaccaattagtttatcatcaatactgctgaaaactatggaaaaagtattatatgaatacataa
Protein-coding sequences here:
- the LOC129761564 gene encoding uncharacterized protein LOC129761564, with product MSNQNEKRMKAKELKRKNIIDSITRLEIFLRNFDPDEHGHEVPLRLQRIDKLMESFETVQSQYEELDDDENFALENVEMRANIEEKYFQVKAGVLAKRPTHESPVASTSTQAMPPRLPFPTPLSNVKLPTITLPEFDGDFNGWLHDTFLSMIHSSTEISSVQKFHYLRAALKGEAANLIQSITITAANYSVAWDTLVKRYSNKRLLRKKHIRALLKYPKISNNSVEALHRILDDFQRHTKVLQQLGEPVEQFSSILIELLVDKLDDASHSAWEESIASDENPAYEKMVEFLQKRTRVLETIMINRPNPSQSKTENPNSGIKKKNVTRVSSNAMSETDSKVYPMCPACEKQRHLLMKCPIFNEMNVQDRLRVVNDKKLCDASKAAYGACIYIRSEDAHGNVKVSLLASKSKVAPLKPISIPRLELCAALLATRLFEKVVAALDQISSRKYFWSDSTVVLQWMKAPPRTWKTFVANRISEIQATTHGFPWLHVAGIENPADLLSRGFPAYELVTCDKWLHGPSWLHGPKEVWPTQNLPRTELPVEELEQRTAAVLTLQTSAPHELFLRFSSYNMLLNVVGWAFRFIHNTRSKNIRIPDRVLLVKELHVTKLYLTKLVQSESFPDELMGPSILSPRTDEQHRKKCTYVYLCALAQKRSILSWQAT